The region AACCTCTGCTCTGAGCACTATGCTCGCCGCCCAGCAATTGACGGTAGATGTTGCGCCAGATGCTCAGACGGCACTGGCACTGCTCCAAACAGTTCCCTACGATTTAATTGTGCTGGATGTGATATTGCCTGATGCAGATGGTATTTCCCTCTGTCACACGATTCGGCAACAGCAGCAAACTATCCCGATTTTGCTCTTGACGGCGAAGGATGCAGTGGGCGATCGCGTGGCTGGGTTAGAAGCGGGAGCAGATGACTATCTCACCAAACCCTACGATTCAGCAGAATTGCTGGCGCGAATTCGGGCCTTGCTGCGGCGAGGACAGACCCCTATTACTGAAACCCTGACCTGGGGAGCGTTGCAGGTCGATCCTCAAGCTTGCAAAGTCACCTATCAGGGCAATCCCATTAAGCTGACCCCCAAAGAGTACCGATTGCTGGAACTCTTTTTGCGCTATCCTCAGCGGATTTTTGATCGCAAAGCATTGCTCGATCACGTCTGGGCAATTGACGAATGCCCAGGAGAAGAAGCTGTGACCACCCAAATCCGGGGACTGCGCCGCAAGCTGGAAGCCGCCGGACTGCCCAACGACCCGATCGAAACGCTATATGGATTGGGCTATCGCTTGCGAGCCTGGCAACCGAATACGCCCTCCCAGGAACTTGACATTGGACAACAGGAGGCGATCGCCGCCATTGGGCAAATGTGGCAGGAGTTTCAAGGACGACTCCAGGAGCAGTTAAGCCTACTGGAAAAAGCGAGCAGCAACTTAGCCAACCAAACGCTAACCCCAACGCAACAGCAACAGGCACAGTTCACTGCTCATCAGTTGATTGGTTCCCTCAGCGCTTATGGGCAACCAGAGGCAGCAATACTAGCGCGACACATCGAGCAAGGGTTTGCTGCGCCTCAATCTGCGATCGCCCCTCAATTAACCACCCTGTTACAGCAACTGCGGCGAGCCACCACTCAATCTCCCTTTACCAGTGTTCCCGCAAGCTCAACAGCATCTCAACCGCCGCTGACCCACCGGATTTTGGCGATCGCCCCTGATCTAACCCTCTTACAACCACTCCAGACTGCAGCACCCAATTGGGGATGTCATCTGGACATAGCTACCGACCTCACCAGTGCCCGTCAGCAGCTTTCGCCCCAAACGCCCGATGCCATCATTCTCGATCTGGACTTCCCAGATACTCAGAAAACCGGACTCACCTTCCTGACTCAGATCAAGCGCCTGGGATCTACGCCTGTCCTGATTTTGACCCAGCAAGATAGGTTGAGCGATCGCATCACTGTTGCCCGTTTGGGAGCCGACGCCTACTTGCAAAAACCTGCATCTCCCAGCGATATATGGCGTGTCATTCATCGCCTGCTGCACCGCTTTGATCCCATCACCGCCAAGCTGCTGATTGTAGATGACGATCCCCACCTGCTAGCACGATTGCAGACTCAACTGCAACCCTGGGGGTTTCAAGTCACCGGACTGAGCAATCCCAGCCAGTTTTGGTCGGTGCTGCAAACAACCCGCCCCGATCTGCTGCTGCTAGATGTGTCCATGCCCGAATATAGCGGCATTGACCTGTGTCGGGTAGTCCGTTGCGATGCCCACTGGTACGCACTGCCCATCCTGTTTCTGTCTGCCCATGCCGATGCTGATACGTTGCATGAAGCCCTGGCAGTCGGAGCCGATGATTACGTCCTCAAACCGATCGCCGAAGCCGATTTAATCCAGCGAATTTTACAACGCCTGGGACGCATGAGTGCTCTGGAAGGGATACCCATCTAAAGTTAGCTTGCCTTGAATCTTGGTTTAGGGCAGTTCTTGAAAGGCACCTGTAGTGAAATCAGTTTTAGCCAATCTTCATAGAGGAAAATCAGACCTCCAAATATGAGTGGCCCTCTGTGCTAAATATTTCTGTCGTGTAGCCAGTGTATCTGGAGTCCATTCTTCAGCCAATATATCTTGTGTTAGTTTGTACACACTCTGCTGATAAACTTCTCGCTTAATTGGATAAGACTCATTGCCGACTTGGCGATTGAGAGGCGGTTCTAAAGGTGTTAAATTTCCAACGCGATACACCATTTCTTCTATCTGGGTATCAGTAAATTTTTGCCGCCATTCGCTACTGAGTGATTCAGGTAAGATGTGCTCGATAGAAAAACTATCTTCATTCACTTCTATACCTGATGCATCTGCCTCTAGCTTGCACAAGATATATCGTGCTAATTTCTTTTTCTGCCCTCTTGTGGAAATTGAGAGTAAAGCAAAGTCCTGGAGGAATTTCTCGTCTGAAACATATACTGAGCGAAGATTATCAAATACCTGTTTAGGGTTAGTGATTTCACCCTTTGCGATCGCAATTGCCACATTGTTGTAAAGTGTTTCCAATTCATTAGGATTCAGACTACTAACAACGGTGTAGCGAAAGGAAAGGATACCTACAAGTTTTAATAAGCGAGTAAAGTCGTCAGATGAGAACTTTCCATATGCAGCAAATAAAGCTGGATAAGCTTGCTTCACTCGAAATAACTCAAGTTCACCGATATATGGTCGATTTTCTGGAGCATCTCGCCAGAATTCATCATTAGAGTTACCGAGAGCAATAAAAAGACTGCTGTAATTTTCGAGTTGATCAAGTAACTCAAATGCTTGTTGGGCATCCTTTACAGATTCACGAACTATTTTAAATAGTCTTTCCCGTCTTACCCTAGCGTGTTCGAGACTAAGATAATAGCGGAGAAATTCAGGAAACTTCTCCATTTGAACTGTATTAATGATTCTTCTCCACTGCCTCTGCGCTTCTTGTAAATCATCTGGACCTTGAAAGAGAGAAAATAAGTAATTCTTCAGCAAATCTGTTGAACTTAGCTCTATGCCCCTAGCATTCAATGTTTCAAACACAGTATAAGCATTTAATTCATCCTCAACATTAATCTGAATAAAAAGCAGTCTCCGAGCAATAGCATCTGTCAGGAACTCAGCTAGTTTCTCACCGCTTTGAATAACATCTTCAAGCTCTTCTAAATGTTCTGAGAAATACTGAAAAGCTTGCCAGAGTAATTGATTGGATTTTGAGAGAGATCGAATATTGAGAGGTCTTCTAAGGTTAATCAAATTGCTCTGATAGAAATCATTATTGTTTTCATTCAAAATAATCTTGCTTGAATAACGAAGAGAGCGTGGATCTTTATCACTAAGATAAGTGCGCTTTAAAATTTCTTGTCGCTCCTGATTGGCTTGCTTTTCCTCTTCTTGGTCTACTAATTTTTGAATCTTCTCAATGACAGCGATCGCAATAATACTGAGAGTGGCTAGCTGTTGTTGCCCGTCAATAATTGTAAACTCTTTCTCTGAAGTGCTAGAGCTTTGTAGAACGAGTGCTCCCATATAATGGCTGGAATCAGAGTGGGTGTGAAGCACCAGAATATCCTGCCAAAGATCCTCCCAGTTTTCCTCATCCCAAGAGTAATCACGCTGGAAAGGCGGTACTCGGTAAATCTTGCCATTACCAATTAAGTCACCAAAACTAGTAGTGCGCGTATCTAGCAGATTAATTCGGGCCATCAATTAAGACGAATAAACGAGTGATAACCTCTAAGGTATCAGGAGCCTGCCTATTTAGTGGCGCTGAACCCCAGCAAGCGAAAACGGCCTCGAGCCGACCGTCGAGAGGTTATCGGTGAGTATTCGAGCTTGTCTACGGCGGCTCAACTGGGTCAATGGGCTGAAGCGAGGGAAATCAATGCGGGTCAGTTACCGACCCGTCTGCATCAAGTTCTGATGCTCCAGCTCTAAATGCATCTGCTCTTGATGATGAGCGATCGAACCGGGATAGCTTGTAGTTGGCACTTCAGTGCTAGAGTATGGAAAAACCTGCCCATTCCAGGAGCAGCATGTTGTCTGAAGGTCGGTTTCATCTTCAGAAACGATTGGTGAATATGGGATTGCTCGTTGCGATTTTGCTTCTGGGCAGTACTGGCGTTGTGGCCCTCTTCAATGCCCGCGAGTGGCAAGCCACCCAAAAACAAGTGCAACATACCTACAACCTATTGCTGACCCTGGAGCAGACAAAAACCAACCTGAACGGCACAGCGAAAGCGCGGCGAGGCCATTGGCTGACCCAGGGCATCGGGTCTAACTCTAAAATCTTTTTGCAAGACTATCAAACCAGTGTGCAACAGACGCAGCAAGCCCTGGCGCAACTTCAGCAGTTGACAGCAGACAACCTCACTCAGCAAACTCGCTTACAAGAAATCAACACTCTCTGGCAACAGTATCAGGCCCTCCATCAATCTCAGGTGGAGCCATCCCTAACGGAGAATCAACCCGAAACGCACATCTCGCCAAGGCTCCAAACGCCCAATCGCTCTCTGAGCAGTGCGGAGCACTATCGCCTCCAGCGACAAATCTTTGCCCTGCTCAACCAGATGGCCGCCACCGAACAACAATTGCTGGAACAGCGCATCGCCGTCACTGCCCGCCTGACGCGCACAGCAAACCATATTCTGGCGATCGCCTATAGCTTAAGTCTGGTATCCCTATCCACCATCTATGCCCTACTGCGACGGGAAGCCAGAAAACGACACCAAGCTGAAGCCAATCTCCGCCGCAGCGAACACAAGTTTCAGTCTGTGTTTGATGAACTCGACGAATTTGCCGGACTGTTGACACCTGACGGTATCCTCATTGAAGTTAATCAAGCCCCCCTCATCTTCGCTCAAGTGACACGGGAAGAAATACTGGGCAAGCCTTTCTGGGAATTCCCCCTCTGGCAGCAAAGTTCAGAATTAACTGAAATTGCCAAAACGGCGGTTAGTCAAGCAGCAGCGGGGCACTTCTTTCGCACTGAAGCCACCTTCAACAGTGCCACCGGGCAGCCCCATACCTTTGATGTGTCAGTGAAACCCATCTACCAATCTCAATCAAAACAGGTGATGTGGTTAATTGCCGAAGGACGAGATATTACCACTCAGGTGCAATTGCGGGATGCACTGCGGCAGGAACGCGATCGCTCGCTTCATCTCATTAACAGCAGTGTAGACGGCATTGCTGCGTTTGATGAAACGGGTATCTGCACCGTCTGGAATCCCGCAATGGAAACTCTAACGGGCATTCCCCGCGATCGCGCCATTGGGCAATGTGGGATGGATCTCTTCCGTTCCCTTGTTCCAGACGCGACCCTTCAGCACCTGCCTCTGGGCA is a window of Leptolyngbyaceae cyanobacterium JSC-12 DNA encoding:
- a CDS encoding response regulator with CheY-like receiver domain and winged-helix DNA-binding domain (IMG reference gene:2510097234~PFAM: Response regulator receiver domain; Transcriptional regulatory protein, C terminal; Hpt domain), whose product is MKLLIIDDDRETTSALSTMLAAQQLTVDVAPDAQTALALLQTVPYDLIVLDVILPDADGISLCHTIRQQQQTIPILLLTAKDAVGDRVAGLEAGADDYLTKPYDSAELLARIRALLRRGQTPITETLTWGALQVDPQACKVTYQGNPIKLTPKEYRLLELFLRYPQRIFDRKALLDHVWAIDECPGEEAVTTQIRGLRRKLEAAGLPNDPIETLYGLGYRLRAWQPNTPSQELDIGQQEAIAAIGQMWQEFQGRLQEQLSLLEKASSNLANQTLTPTQQQQAQFTAHQLIGSLSAYGQPEAAILARHIEQGFAAPQSAIAPQLTTLLQQLRRATTQSPFTSVPASSTASQPPLTHRILAIAPDLTLLQPLQTAAPNWGCHLDIATDLTSARQQLSPQTPDAIILDLDFPDTQKTGLTFLTQIKRLGSTPVLILTQQDRLSDRITVARLGADAYLQKPASPSDIWRVIHRLLHRFDPITAKLLIVDDDPHLLARLQTQLQPWGFQVTGLSNPSQFWSVLQTTRPDLLLLDVSMPEYSGIDLCRVVRCDAHWYALPILFLSAHADADTLHEALAVGADDYVLKPIAEADLIQRILQRLGRMSALEGIPI
- a CDS encoding hypothetical protein (IMG reference gene:2510097235~PFAM: Protein of unknown function (DUF1524); Protein of unknown function DUF262), giving the protein MARINLLDTRTTSFGDLIGNGKIYRVPPFQRDYSWDEENWEDLWQDILVLHTHSDSSHYMGALVLQSSSTSEKEFTIIDGQQQLATLSIIAIAVIEKIQKLVDQEEEKQANQERQEILKRTYLSDKDPRSLRYSSKIILNENNNDFYQSNLINLRRPLNIRSLSKSNQLLWQAFQYFSEHLEELEDVIQSGEKLAEFLTDAIARRLLFIQINVEDELNAYTVFETLNARGIELSSTDLLKNYLFSLFQGPDDLQEAQRQWRRIINTVQMEKFPEFLRYYLSLEHARVRRERLFKIVRESVKDAQQAFELLDQLENYSSLFIALGNSNDEFWRDAPENRPYIGELELFRVKQAYPALFAAYGKFSSDDFTRLLKLVGILSFRYTVVSSLNPNELETLYNNVAIAIAKGEITNPKQVFDNLRSVYVSDEKFLQDFALLSISTRGQKKKLARYILCKLEADASGIEVNEDSFSIEHILPESLSSEWRQKFTDTQIEEMVYRVGNLTPLEPPLNRQVGNESYPIKREVYQQSVYKLTQDILAEEWTPDTLATRQKYLAQRATHIWRSDFPL
- a CDS encoding PAS domain S-box (IMG reference gene:2510097236~PFAM: Histidine kinase-, DNA gyrase B-, and HSP90-like ATPase; His Kinase A (phosphoacceptor) domain; CHASE3 domain; PAS fold~TIGRFAM: PAS domain S-box); the encoded protein is MLSEGRFHLQKRLVNMGLLVAILLLGSTGVVALFNAREWQATQKQVQHTYNLLLTLEQTKTNLNGTAKARRGHWLTQGIGSNSKIFLQDYQTSVQQTQQALAQLQQLTADNLTQQTRLQEINTLWQQYQALHQSQVEPSLTENQPETHISPRLQTPNRSLSSAEHYRLQRQIFALLNQMAATEQQLLEQRIAVTARLTRTANHILAIAYSLSLVSLSTIYALLRREARKRHQAEANLRRSEHKFQSVFDELDEFAGLLTPDGILIEVNQAPLIFAQVTREEILGKPFWEFPLWQQSSELTEIAKTAVSQAAAGHFFRTEATFNSATGQPHTFDVSVKPIYQSQSKQVMWLIAEGRDITTQVQLRDALRQERDRSLHLINSSVDGIAAFDETGICTVWNPAMETLTGIPRDRAIGQCGMDLFRSLVPDATLQHLPLGTADIVTAFDFSCSHPQTGQIRFLEAHYSPLHNGSTTVAGGLVVLRDVTRQRELERLKREFTSIISHEIRTPLSSIRGALGLVAEGILDDDPQTAKEMVSIANSNIERLVRLVNDILALNRLESGQVDLKYQWCPAVSLVQQAFSSVEALATAHQIRLEATVPDDLWVWADPDWLVQVLVNLVNNAIKFSPPQTAIAVTAEAIAFESIIQFSVIDQGRGIPADKLQTIFGRFQQVDASDSRQKGGTGLGLAICRRIVQQHGGRIWAESELDKGSTFYFTLPHPEQQQEAGREEKREKVL